The proteins below come from a single Streptomyces sp. NBC_01276 genomic window:
- a CDS encoding HAMP domain-containing sensor histidine kinase, whose product MRRSLAGVALAVTSMVALSFLIPLAALVMSLVKEQGVTAAQQRGAALAPVLALTTDPDALREAAAGLDAADHLVVHLPGAASLGGSKAPAELLERAQRGRESISQEVPGGWVCLQPVVLPGDKVAVIENFVPDAELTRGVAQSWAVMCFLAVGLITGSVLVADRLGAKVVRSSKRLAQASRALGLGDLDARVEPMGPRELRDAGVAFNAMAQRMNELLAVERELVADLSHRLRTPLTALHLASERMAGTPESARVEAAVCELESELQAIIAAARTPLAVGPMARGLLGTERPPGRGTGAAAGAGPRSEAAEVVRRRTAFWAVLAEQQNRSCSLDITQEPTAVGLSDDDVAAVVDALIGNVFRHTPEGTAFAVAVVRTAQAVELVVEDGGPGIPEPDRALSRGSSTGSTGLGLDIARRAATATGGTVRVTRGPLGGAHITVTLALAAAARSGHRTRFARRRRR is encoded by the coding sequence GACGGCGGCACAGCAACGCGGCGCCGCCCTGGCGCCGGTGCTCGCCCTGACCACGGATCCGGACGCCCTGCGGGAGGCCGCGGCGGGCCTGGACGCGGCGGACCACCTGGTCGTCCACCTGCCGGGGGCGGCCTCTCTGGGAGGGTCGAAGGCTCCCGCGGAACTGCTCGAACGGGCCCAGCGGGGGCGGGAGTCGATCTCGCAGGAGGTCCCCGGCGGGTGGGTCTGCCTGCAGCCGGTGGTGCTGCCGGGCGACAAGGTCGCCGTCATCGAGAACTTCGTGCCCGACGCGGAACTCACCCGGGGGGTGGCGCAGTCGTGGGCCGTGATGTGTTTCCTCGCCGTGGGGCTGATCACGGGCTCGGTGCTGGTCGCCGATCGGCTCGGGGCCAAGGTCGTCCGCTCCTCGAAGCGGCTCGCGCAGGCCTCGCGCGCGCTCGGGCTGGGGGACCTGGACGCCCGTGTCGAACCCATGGGTCCCCGGGAACTGCGTGACGCGGGCGTCGCGTTCAACGCGATGGCCCAGCGCATGAACGAACTGCTCGCCGTCGAACGCGAACTCGTCGCCGACCTCTCGCACCGGCTGCGCACCCCGCTGACCGCACTCCACCTGGCGTCGGAACGGATGGCGGGCACGCCGGAGTCGGCCAGGGTCGAGGCGGCCGTCTGCGAGCTGGAGAGCGAACTGCAGGCGATCATCGCCGCGGCACGCACTCCGCTCGCCGTCGGCCCCATGGCCCGGGGCCTGCTCGGTACGGAACGCCCCCCGGGACGCGGGACCGGTGCCGCGGCGGGCGCGGGCCCGCGCAGCGAGGCGGCCGAGGTCGTCCGGCGCCGGACCGCCTTCTGGGCGGTCCTCGCGGAGCAGCAGAACCGTTCGTGCTCCCTGGACATCACCCAGGAGCCCACGGCCGTCGGCCTCTCGGACGACGACGTCGCCGCCGTGGTGGACGCCCTCATCGGCAACGTCTTCCGCCACACCCCGGAGGGGACCGCGTTCGCCGTCGCCGTCGTACGCACGGCCCAGGCCGTGGAGCTGGTCGTCGAGGACGGCGGACCGGGTATCCCGGAACCGGACCGGGCGCTGTCCCGCGGAAGCAGCACCGGCTCCACAGGACTGGGCCTCGACATCGCGCGCCGGGCCGCGACCGCGACGGGCGGTACGGTACGCGTCACGCGCGGGCCGCTCGGAGGGGCGCACATCACCGTGACCCTCGCCCTGGCCGCCGCCGCCCGGTCGGGACACCGCACCCGCTTCGCCCGCCGCCGCAGACGCTGA